One region of Faecalibacter bovis genomic DNA includes:
- a CDS encoding surface-adhesin E family protein: protein MNNLYIVAVMLISGFVNAQEWVEIGETSEGNTYFMQDKYSKVFASNNRKVWTKYFSDEFELSNNVKIKNGYALILHEYNCEENTSMMHEMIFYNSEGKIVERHKVEIYNREWTDAVPDSLGEIMMEYACSL from the coding sequence ATGAATAATTTATACATTGTGGCAGTAATGCTAATTTCAGGGTTTGTTAATGCTCAGGAATGGGTAGAAATAGGTGAAACATCAGAAGGAAATACTTATTTTATGCAAGATAAATACTCAAAAGTTTTTGCCTCTAATAATAGAAAAGTATGGACAAAGTATTTTAGTGATGAATTTGAATTATCAAATAACGTTAAAATTAAAAATGGTTATGCATTAATCTTACATGAATATAACTGTGAAGAAAATACATCTATGATGCATGAAATGATATTCTATAATTCAGAAGGTAAAATTGTAGAGAGACATAAAGTAGAAATTTATAATAGAGAATGGACTGATGCAGTACCAGACTCTTTAGGAGAAATAATGATGGAATACGCATGTTCATTATAA
- a CDS encoding ligase-associated DNA damage response DEXH box helicase: MSNKFEQSTGYQIIHNWMTEKNIEPFSFQKEAWQRFSNGYSGMVIAPTGFGKTYSVFIAVLIDFFNQPEKYSKGLKLIWVTPLRSLAKDLGRAMQQAIDEIGLDWEVDVRNGDTDPKKKTQQVKNMPDVLLVTPESLHLLLAQKDNQRFFKSTACIAIDEWHELLSTKRGVMIELALAILKHRNPKLRIWGITATIGNLDEALDVLIPYEKKRTKVVAKEKKNIEIISVFPPEVEILPWAGHLGGKMVEEIVPIILNSNSTLIFTNTRNQAEMWYQLLLNAYPDFAGQIALHHGSIDANLREWVEDNLSNGMLKAVVSTSSLDLGVDFKPVDTVIQIGSSKGVARFMQRAGRSGHSPFETSTIYFVPTHSLELIEASALKEAVKQKKIESREPFVLAYDVLVQFLVTLALGGGFKRDEIYPIIKKTFAFSELTEDEWKWCIYFITQGGKTGENYEDFHKVVQNENGLLVVEKRKIAMLHRMNIGAIVSEAMLRVKFMSGGYIGMVEEYFITKLNKGDKFILAGRVLEFVMLKEMTVLVKASSGKAIAPSWLGGRLPLTSNLSFFLRKKLADSLSSNAREKELRFLHPLLSAQSENSFIPKEDEFLVEKIKTREGYHLFFYPFEGRLVHEVMSALLAYRISKLYPISFSMAMNDYGFELFSDTEINLTEEELKIVLSKENLMQDVISSVNAAEMAKRKFRDIAVIAGLVVQTMPGRQVNNRSLQSSSGIIFSVLDEHDPENLLLRQAYTEVFNLQLEEARLRAAFERIHDSKIILVNSDRFSPLSFPIKVDSLRQSLSSEDLATRIRKMQEATLKKKAKKNENRRKRS, encoded by the coding sequence GTGAGCAATAAATTTGAACAATCAACAGGATATCAAATAATTCATAACTGGATGACCGAGAAAAATATTGAGCCTTTTTCTTTTCAGAAAGAAGCATGGCAAAGATTTTCTAATGGTTATTCAGGTATGGTCATTGCGCCAACAGGTTTTGGTAAAACTTATTCTGTTTTTATCGCAGTTTTAATTGATTTTTTTAATCAACCAGAGAAATATTCCAAAGGTTTAAAATTAATTTGGGTTACTCCATTACGTTCGTTAGCAAAAGATTTAGGTCGAGCGATGCAACAAGCGATTGATGAAATAGGATTAGATTGGGAAGTTGATGTACGAAATGGAGATACCGATCCAAAGAAAAAAACACAGCAGGTTAAAAACATGCCTGATGTTTTATTGGTAACGCCAGAAAGTTTACACTTGCTTTTAGCACAAAAAGATAATCAACGCTTTTTTAAATCGACTGCTTGTATTGCTATTGATGAGTGGCATGAATTGTTAAGTACGAAAAGAGGTGTGATGATTGAATTGGCTTTGGCTATTTTGAAACATCGAAATCCAAAACTTAGAATTTGGGGAATCACTGCTACAATTGGAAATTTAGATGAAGCTTTAGATGTTCTGATTCCTTATGAAAAGAAAAGAACTAAAGTAGTTGCCAAAGAAAAGAAAAATATCGAAATCATATCTGTATTTCCTCCAGAAGTCGAGATTTTACCTTGGGCAGGTCATTTAGGTGGAAAAATGGTAGAAGAAATTGTACCGATAATTTTAAATTCAAATTCAACACTAATTTTTACTAATACCAGAAATCAGGCAGAAATGTGGTATCAATTATTGTTAAATGCATATCCTGATTTTGCTGGTCAAATTGCTTTACATCACGGTTCTATTGATGCCAATTTGCGAGAGTGGGTAGAAGATAATTTGAGTAATGGAATGCTAAAGGCAGTAGTTTCAACATCTTCTCTTGATCTTGGTGTCGATTTCAAACCTGTGGATACCGTGATACAAATTGGTTCTAGCAAAGGCGTTGCACGTTTTATGCAACGCGCTGGTCGAAGTGGTCATTCACCTTTTGAAACTTCAACCATCTATTTTGTTCCAACACATTCTTTAGAATTAATTGAAGCTTCAGCATTAAAAGAAGCAGTGAAACAGAAAAAAATAGAAAGTCGTGAACCTTTTGTTTTAGCATATGATGTTTTGGTGCAATTTTTAGTGACTCTGGCATTAGGAGGTGGGTTTAAAAGAGATGAGATATATCCAATTATAAAGAAAACTTTTGCGTTTTCAGAATTGACTGAAGATGAATGGAAATGGTGTATTTATTTCATCACGCAAGGCGGTAAAACGGGTGAGAATTATGAAGATTTTCATAAAGTTGTTCAAAATGAAAATGGATTACTTGTCGTTGAAAAACGTAAAATCGCAATGTTGCATCGAATGAATATTGGAGCTATTGTAAGTGAAGCCATGTTGCGCGTTAAATTTATGTCGGGTGGATATATCGGAATGGTCGAAGAATATTTTATTACGAAATTAAATAAAGGCGATAAATTTATATTGGCCGGTCGTGTGCTAGAATTTGTGATGTTAAAAGAAATGACTGTGCTCGTTAAAGCTTCTAGTGGAAAGGCAATTGCACCAAGTTGGTTAGGAGGACGTTTACCATTAACATCAAATTTAAGTTTCTTTTTACGAAAAAAATTAGCCGATTCTTTAAGTTCAAACGCTCGTGAAAAAGAACTGCGTTTTTTACATCCATTATTATCAGCTCAAAGTGAAAATTCTTTCATTCCAAAAGAAGACGAATTTTTAGTCGAGAAAATTAAAACGAGAGAAGGTTATCATTTGTTTTTTTATCCATTTGAAGGTCGATTAGTTCACGAAGTCATGTCTGCATTGCTAGCTTATCGAATTTCGAAATTATATCCAATCAGTTTTTCTATGGCAATGAATGATTATGGTTTTGAATTATTCTCGGATACAGAAATAAACTTAACTGAAGAAGAATTAAAAATTGTCTTGTCTAAAGAAAATCTTATGCAAGATGTTATTTCTAGTGTTAATGCAGCAGAAATGGCGAAACGTAAATTTAGAGATATTGCTGTTATAGCAGGTTTAGTAGTGCAAACAATGCCTGGCAGACAAGTAAATAATCGTTCGTTACAATCATCTTCGGGTATAATTTTTTCGGTTTTAGATGAACACGATCCTGAAAATTTACTTTTAAGACAAGCGTACACGGAAGTTTTTAATTTACAATTGGAAGAAGCTCGTTTGCGTGCTGCCTTTGAAAGAATTCATGACAGTAAAATAATTTTAGTAAATTCAGATCGTTTTTCTCCTCTAAGTTTTCCAATAAAAGTGGATAGTTTAAGACAATCATTATCGAGTGAAGATTTAGCAACACGAATTCGTAAAATGCAAGAAGCGACTTTAAAAAAGAAAGCAAAAAAGAATGAAAATCGTCGAAAAAGAAGTTAA
- a CDS encoding DUF3800 domain-containing protein produces MKKYYLFIDESGDHGLINLDPSFPVFLLCAVLTSEDNYQVIKDSINSIKTKFWRDKKVILHSRDIRKCEKEFQILFDMELKKEFYHMINSLISDSKYRILASAIKKEKYINMYGKLSNDVYELALSFIIERAIFSLDEVRGVRKELEIIIEKRGKREDKKLEEHFQRLLSRGTSFVKPERLKEVNLKIFFKSKKDNINGLQLSDLIAYPIARYVIEPDRANPSFEVLKEKIYQKEGKIYGIKIFP; encoded by the coding sequence ATGAAAAAATATTACCTATTTATTGATGAGAGTGGAGATCATGGTTTGATTAATCTTGATCCGTCATTTCCAGTTTTCCTTTTGTGTGCTGTACTTACAAGTGAGGATAATTATCAAGTGATTAAAGACTCTATTAATTCTATCAAGACAAAATTCTGGAGAGATAAAAAAGTAATTTTACATTCAAGGGATATACGTAAATGTGAAAAAGAGTTTCAGATTTTATTTGATATGGAGTTAAAAAAAGAATTTTACCATATGATAAATTCTTTAATATCAGATAGTAAATATAGAATATTAGCATCTGCTATTAAAAAAGAAAAATATATTAATATGTATGGTAAGCTTTCAAACGATGTATATGAACTTGCCCTCTCTTTTATTATTGAAAGAGCAATATTTTCATTAGATGAAGTAAGAGGTGTAAGGAAAGAGTTAGAGATTATAATTGAAAAACGAGGTAAGAGAGAAGATAAGAAACTTGAGGAACACTTCCAACGACTTTTATCAAGAGGAACTTCCTTTGTTAAACCTGAAAGATTAAAAGAAGTTAATTTAAAAATTTTCTTTAAATCAAAAAAAGACAATATTAATGGATTACAATTAAGTGATCTGATAGCATATCCAATAGCAAGATATGTTATTGAGCCAGATAGAGCTAATCCATCTTTCGAAGTGTTAAAGGAAAAAATTTATCAAAAAGAAGGGAAGATATATGGGATTAAGATTTTCCCTTAA
- a CDS encoding ligase-associated DNA damage response exonuclease, translating into MLLKFTNKGIYCIPGKFYIDPWRPVDLAVITHGHADHARSGMKKYLCHHFTKPILHSRIGKDITCQSISYGEVLNINGVKVSMHPAGHIIGSAQIRMEYKGFVSVVSGDYKTQDDGISTPFEVVKCNEFVTESTFGLPIYNWLTISEQEQMLRNWVLKNQEIGKTSVFIGYSLGKSQRIMKALEGLDEMYVHYSIAKLNEAYESVGVRLPDYKIADLREDKKILDKKIVILPPALVENPGMKKIPNLAYAICSGWMQIRGARRWRSADAGFAISDHADWQGLISAIKDTGAEMVHVTHGQTAVFSKYLNEIGIKAAEVKTEYGNDEVTLESENE; encoded by the coding sequence ATGCTTTTAAAATTTACAAACAAAGGAATATACTGTATTCCGGGCAAATTTTACATCGATCCTTGGCGACCAGTTGATTTAGCTGTGATAACGCATGGGCACGCAGATCATGCTCGTAGTGGAATGAAAAAATATCTTTGTCATCATTTTACCAAACCGATTCTACATTCTCGCATTGGTAAAGACATCACTTGTCAAAGTATTTCTTATGGTGAGGTTCTAAATATAAATGGGGTTAAAGTCTCTATGCATCCTGCTGGTCATATTATAGGTTCTGCTCAAATTCGTATGGAATATAAAGGTTTTGTTTCAGTCGTTTCAGGTGATTACAAAACACAAGATGATGGGATTTCAACTCCTTTTGAAGTCGTTAAATGTAATGAATTTGTTACCGAAAGTACTTTTGGACTTCCTATTTATAATTGGTTAACTATATCTGAACAAGAGCAAATGTTAAGAAATTGGGTTTTGAAAAATCAAGAAATTGGAAAAACATCAGTTTTCATTGGGTATTCATTGGGTAAATCGCAACGTATAATGAAAGCTTTGGAAGGTTTAGATGAAATGTATGTTCATTATTCTATTGCGAAATTAAATGAAGCCTACGAAAGTGTTGGAGTCCGATTACCAGATTATAAAATAGCGGATTTACGCGAAGACAAAAAAATTCTTGATAAAAAAATAGTTATTTTACCTCCTGCATTAGTTGAAAATCCTGGAATGAAGAAAATTCCAAATTTAGCATATGCTATTTGCTCTGGATGGATGCAGATTCGTGGAGCTCGTCGTTGGAGAAGTGCTGATGCTGGTTTTGCTATTAGCGATCATGCTGATTGGCAAGGTTTGATAAGTGCTATTAAAGATACAGGTGCCGAAATGGTTCATGTCACTCATGGTCAAACTGCTGTGTTTTCAAAATATCTAAATGAAATTGGAATCAAAGCTGCAGAAGTTAAAACTGAATATGGAAATGATGAAGTAACTCTTGAATCTGAGAACGAATGA
- a CDS encoding ATP-dependent DNA ligase, with protein MREFAILINALESTNKTLLKQEAIIQYLNVASSEDKLWFLALFTGKKPKRNVNSTLIKQWVMEITQIPEWLFVESYSSVGDLGETISLLLPPPKYKIENSLADWMQKIIELKDKSEDEKKDFVLQAWEGLDTIERFIFNKLLGGSFRIGVSSKGLINTLAKYYDMDSSAVAHAIMGDWNPQDVDFDSLIKGEYTDTNLSKPYPFCLAYSLEKDLEDLGSVNEWQIEYKWDGIRGQMIKRNEEIFIWSRGEELVTNQFPEIHEELLNWKGNFVLDGEILAYKEGKVLNFNELQKRLNRKTLSKKMLDEIPVVVFAYDLLEFEGEDLREIPLAERRKMLQHILMDNPSERVFISEAINFKNWNDLISIRENSRNINSEGLMLKATNSPYHTGRKKGDWWKWKIDPLTIDAVLVYAQKGSGRRSGYYTDYTFAVKKEGKLVTIAKAYSGLTDKEIQEISKFISKNVVEKFGPVRTVKPELVFELAFEGIGYSSRHKSGVALRFPRIIRWRKDKKVDEIDDIEEIKKLIT; from the coding sequence ATGAGAGAATTTGCAATTTTAATTAATGCATTAGAAAGCACAAACAAAACTTTATTAAAACAGGAAGCAATAATTCAATATCTAAATGTTGCTTCTTCAGAAGATAAATTGTGGTTTTTGGCTTTGTTCACAGGTAAAAAACCAAAGAGAAATGTAAATTCTACTTTGATTAAACAATGGGTGATGGAAATTACTCAAATCCCAGAATGGTTGTTTGTCGAAAGTTATTCTTCTGTTGGTGATTTGGGCGAAACGATTTCACTTTTACTTCCTCCGCCAAAGTATAAAATAGAGAATTCTTTAGCAGATTGGATGCAGAAAATTATTGAATTGAAAGATAAATCTGAAGATGAAAAAAAAGATTTTGTGCTTCAAGCATGGGAAGGTTTAGATACGATTGAACGTTTTATTTTCAATAAATTATTAGGTGGAAGTTTCAGAATAGGTGTTTCTTCAAAGGGATTAATTAATACACTTGCAAAGTATTATGACATGGATTCTAGTGCTGTTGCACACGCAATTATGGGAGATTGGAATCCTCAAGATGTGGATTTTGATTCCTTGATAAAAGGCGAGTATACTGACACTAATTTGTCAAAACCTTATCCATTTTGTTTGGCTTATTCACTCGAAAAAGATTTGGAAGATTTAGGTTCGGTTAACGAATGGCAAATCGAATACAAATGGGATGGAATTAGAGGCCAAATGATTAAGCGTAATGAAGAAATTTTTATTTGGTCGCGTGGTGAAGAATTGGTTACAAATCAATTTCCTGAAATTCATGAAGAACTTTTAAATTGGAAAGGAAATTTCGTTTTAGATGGAGAAATTCTAGCTTATAAAGAGGGGAAAGTTTTAAATTTTAATGAACTTCAGAAAAGGTTAAATCGTAAAACGTTAAGTAAAAAAATGTTGGATGAAATTCCTGTCGTTGTTTTTGCTTATGATTTATTAGAGTTTGAAGGCGAAGATTTACGAGAGATACCACTTGCTGAAAGACGTAAAATGCTTCAACATATTTTAATGGATAATCCTTCTGAAAGAGTTTTTATTTCAGAAGCTATCAATTTTAAGAATTGGAACGATTTAATAAGCATACGTGAAAATTCTAGAAATATTAATTCCGAAGGATTGATGTTAAAAGCGACTAATTCACCTTATCATACTGGGAGAAAAAAAGGGGATTGGTGGAAATGGAAAATTGATCCATTAACCATAGATGCAGTTTTAGTTTATGCTCAGAAAGGTAGTGGTAGAAGAAGTGGATATTATACAGATTACACATTTGCAGTTAAAAAAGAGGGAAAATTAGTTACAATTGCTAAAGCTTATTCTGGTTTAACTGATAAAGAAATACAAGAAATCAGCAAATTTATTTCTAAAAACGTGGTAGAAAAATTTGGTCCCGTTCGTACTGTAAAACCTGAACTTGTGTTCGAACTGGCTTTTGAAGGTATTGGTTACAGCAGCCGACATAAATCTGGAGTTGCCCTACGATTTCCACGAATTATAAGATGGAGAAAAGATAAAAAAGTTGATGAAATAGATGATATCGAAGAGATAAAAAAACTAATAACGTGA
- a CDS encoding type I restriction endonuclease subunit R, which produces MNAQPEQLLENNLIDQLVGLGYERITLRQEADVVANFKQQIEKHNKITLTDSEFNQILIYINKGNTFDRAKTLRSRIPYVNELGENKTIQLIDAKNWCKNEFQVSNQISMKGDYQNRYDVTILINGLPLVQIELKRRGLELKEAFNQINRYQRHSYGAGFGLFQFIQLFVISNGVNTKYYCNGRVKDRSFKQTFYWADKENELITNLSEFADAFMNPCQLSKMITQYIVLNETQKALMVLRPYQYYAVEAIINQVKTTTDYGYIWHTTGSGKTLTSFKAAQILTTLPEVHKVVFVVDRKDLDTQTAKEFNSFSKGSIDSTNNTKTLVDQMTGKNKLIVTTIQKLNNAISKPYYLKDMKALENERIVFIFDECHRSQFGQTHETIKNFFKGCQMFGFTGTPIFAANAGTNDYGKRTTEMLFGKPLHKYVITDAIRDGNVLRFAIEYIKTFKGKDDIQDIEIEKIDEAEVMNSLIRRKAIVNHIIQNHQKKTHNKEFTAMFCVSDTDAAIAYYKLFKEAKERGEHNLKVATIFTYAANEEEKKNPESSFIPDEDEMDVAAEEQTPYLAKYKREELDDFIKDYNAMFQRNYSTKDSALFYQYYNDIADKVKAKQIDILLVVNMFLTGFDSKTLNTLYVDKNLKYHGLIQAYSRTNRILDEVKSHGNIVCYRNLKDATDEAIELFANRDAVSEIIEPPYEALDVKLQEKYQSLLAITPTVDSVNKLRNEEEQAEFIQAFRDVMRLINKMKQYGDFSFDNLPISHQEFEDYKSKYLDIYEEKIKPPTEDSTSHSILDDLDFELELIHRDEINVTYIMNLLIKLQAAPVAEKPSQEKMIQDLLNSDIKLRSKKELIEKFIQKNLPLVTDPDQVIQAFDDFIVAERREAMLSLSQEEALDPTKVENVIGEYLFTEKKPLRDDIVGTMLTKPTLKERKTKIERVTHRIYDFVNTYVVGFGR; this is translated from the coding sequence ATGAACGCACAACCAGAACAACTACTAGAAAACAACTTAATCGATCAGTTGGTGGGATTAGGCTACGAACGCATTACACTTCGTCAGGAAGCAGATGTTGTGGCTAACTTCAAACAACAGATCGAAAAACATAATAAAATAACCCTAACAGATTCAGAATTTAACCAGATTCTAATCTATATCAACAAAGGGAATACTTTCGACCGTGCAAAGACATTGCGTTCGCGTATTCCTTATGTCAACGAATTGGGTGAGAATAAAACCATCCAACTGATCGATGCTAAGAATTGGTGTAAAAACGAGTTCCAAGTTTCGAATCAAATTTCGATGAAAGGTGATTACCAAAACCGTTACGATGTTACCATACTAATCAATGGTTTACCTTTGGTGCAGATCGAATTGAAAAGACGAGGTTTAGAACTAAAAGAAGCTTTCAATCAAATCAACCGTTACCAAAGACATTCGTACGGTGCAGGTTTCGGATTGTTCCAATTCATTCAACTTTTCGTGATCAGTAATGGCGTTAATACGAAATATTACTGCAACGGACGAGTAAAGGATCGATCGTTTAAACAAACTTTTTACTGGGCTGATAAAGAAAATGAACTCATCACTAATTTATCTGAATTTGCTGATGCGTTCATGAATCCATGTCAGCTATCAAAAATGATCACACAGTACATCGTACTGAATGAAACACAGAAAGCGTTAATGGTTCTTAGACCTTACCAATACTATGCTGTTGAAGCGATTATCAACCAAGTAAAGACGACAACAGATTACGGTTATATTTGGCACACGACGGGATCAGGAAAAACTTTAACATCATTTAAAGCTGCTCAGATCTTAACAACATTACCAGAAGTTCATAAAGTGGTGTTTGTGGTCGATCGTAAAGATTTGGACACACAAACGGCAAAGGAGTTCAATAGTTTTAGCAAAGGTTCAATTGATTCTACCAACAACACCAAAACACTGGTTGATCAAATGACGGGTAAGAATAAACTGATTGTAACAACGATACAGAAGCTAAATAACGCGATTTCTAAGCCATATTACCTAAAGGATATGAAAGCCTTAGAAAACGAGCGTATCGTCTTTATTTTTGATGAATGTCACCGTTCACAGTTTGGACAAACCCACGAAACCATTAAGAATTTCTTCAAAGGTTGTCAGATGTTCGGTTTCACTGGAACTCCAATTTTTGCTGCAAACGCAGGAACGAATGATTATGGAAAACGAACGACAGAAATGTTATTTGGTAAACCGTTACATAAATATGTGATAACTGATGCCATTCGTGATGGGAATGTTCTTCGTTTCGCAATTGAGTATATCAAAACCTTCAAAGGTAAGGATGATATTCAGGACATCGAGATTGAAAAGATCGATGAAGCTGAGGTAATGAATTCTCTAATACGTAGAAAAGCCATCGTTAATCACATCATCCAAAACCATCAAAAGAAAACCCATAATAAGGAGTTTACAGCAATGTTTTGTGTTAGTGATACAGATGCAGCAATTGCTTATTATAAACTCTTTAAGGAAGCAAAAGAGCGTGGGGAACATAACCTGAAAGTGGCTACTATTTTTACTTATGCAGCGAATGAGGAGGAGAAGAAAAATCCAGAATCTAGTTTCATTCCTGATGAAGATGAAATGGATGTTGCAGCTGAAGAACAAACACCATATTTAGCAAAATACAAACGTGAGGAGTTGGATGATTTTATCAAGGATTACAATGCCATGTTCCAACGAAATTATTCAACGAAAGACTCAGCGTTGTTCTACCAATATTACAATGATATTGCAGACAAAGTAAAAGCAAAACAGATTGATATATTATTGGTCGTAAACATGTTTTTAACGGGATTTGACAGCAAAACCTTGAACACGTTATATGTTGATAAGAATTTGAAATATCATGGATTAATTCAAGCCTATTCACGCACAAATCGAATTCTTGATGAGGTTAAGAGTCATGGGAATATCGTTTGCTACCGAAACTTGAAAGATGCTACGGATGAAGCGATTGAATTATTTGCAAACAGAGATGCTGTAAGTGAAATTATCGAACCACCATACGAAGCATTAGATGTAAAGTTACAAGAGAAATATCAATCATTACTGGCAATTACACCAACTGTTGATAGTGTAAACAAATTGCGTAACGAAGAAGAACAAGCTGAATTTATTCAAGCGTTTAGAGATGTGATGCGTTTGATCAATAAAATGAAGCAGTACGGTGATTTTAGTTTTGATAATTTACCAATATCTCACCAAGAATTTGAAGATTACAAAAGTAAATATCTGGACATTTACGAAGAGAAAATCAAACCTCCAACAGAAGATTCTACTTCACATTCAATTTTGGATGATTTAGATTTCGAGCTAGAATTAATCCATCGTGATGAGATTAATGTTACTTACATTATGAACCTTTTGATTAAGTTACAAGCAGCACCAGTTGCTGAGAAACCATCACAAGAGAAGATGATTCAGGATCTTTTAAACTCAGACATCAAATTACGAAGTAAGAAGGAATTAATTGAGAAGTTTATTCAGAAAAATTTACCATTGGTAACAGATCCAGACCAAGTGATCCAAGCTTTCGATGATTTCATTGTAGCTGAACGTAGAGAAGCAATGTTATCATTGAGTCAAGAAGAAGCTTTAGATCCAACGAAAGTTGAAAACGTTATTGGTGAATACCTTTTTACGGAGAAGAAACCTTTGCGTGATGACATTGTAGGCACAATGCTGACGAAACCAACTTTAAAAGAAAGAAAAACAAAAATAGAAAGAGTAACACACCGAATCTACGACTTTGTAAATACTTACGTTGTAGGGTTTGGTAGATAA
- a CDS encoding restriction endonuclease subunit S → MEIQLQPKLRFHEFNGDWKSYRLGSISHIITGSTPSTSNRTYYGGEYLFVSPYDINENKYVTQTKTTLTKKGFDKCRKVSGGSIAFVCIGSTIGKLAIVPIDYTTNQQINSLTAFDDFSNDFIYYSLEKRQNIIKMIAGTQAVPLINKTDFSNIKVYTTSLPEQQKIADYLTTIDKKIELLEEKKTELSRYKKAMMQKLFTQEIRFKDENGNDYPEWEEKRLGEIFIEIKDKVGNKKIATYSISAGKGFISQEEKFGRDISGKQNANYIILNKGDLSYNKGNSKTYTYGCVYLSNFDYQISVPNVFISFRPLNVSEVSTNFYAKLFENHYLDRDLRKLVSSSARMDGLLNISKDGFFKIKLPFPNYHEQQKIADFLSAIDESITKVEQQIKETQNFKKAMLQQMFV, encoded by the coding sequence ATGGAAATACAATTACAGCCTAAGTTGAGGTTTCATGAATTTAATGGGGATTGGAAAAGTTATAGACTAGGATCAATAAGTCATATAATAACAGGTTCTACACCATCAACTAGTAATAGAACATACTATGGAGGTGAATATCTTTTTGTTAGTCCATATGATATAAACGAGAATAAATATGTTACCCAAACAAAAACAACTTTAACTAAAAAAGGATTCGATAAATGTCGTAAGGTTTCAGGAGGTAGTATTGCATTTGTATGTATTGGTTCTACAATAGGTAAATTAGCTATTGTACCAATCGATTATACAACTAATCAGCAAATAAATTCATTAACAGCATTTGATGATTTCTCTAATGATTTTATTTATTATTCCCTGGAGAAAAGACAGAATATTATTAAAATGATAGCTGGTACACAGGCTGTCCCTTTAATAAATAAAACTGATTTTTCTAATATCAAAGTATATACAACTTCCCTCCCAGAACAACAAAAAATTGCCGATTACTTAACAACCATCGACAAGAAGATCGAGTTACTCGAAGAGAAGAAAACAGAATTATCACGCTACAAAAAAGCGATGATGCAAAAATTGTTTACACAAGAAATTCGTTTTAAAGATGAAAACGGCAACGACTATCCTGAGTGGGAAGAGAAACGTTTGGGTGAGATTTTTATAGAGATTAAAGATAAAGTAGGAAACAAGAAAATTGCAACTTACAGCATATCTGCTGGTAAAGGATTTATAAGTCAAGAAGAAAAATTTGGAAGAGATATTTCAGGAAAACAGAACGCAAATTATATTATATTAAATAAGGGTGATTTATCGTACAATAAAGGTAATTCTAAGACATATACATATGGTTGTGTTTATTTATCTAATTTTGATTATCAAATTTCAGTTCCTAATGTTTTTATAAGTTTTCGTCCATTAAATGTCAGTGAAGTTTCAACTAATTTCTATGCAAAACTTTTTGAAAATCATTATTTAGATAGAGATTTAAGAAAATTAGTATCTAGTTCTGCAAGAATGGATGGATTACTTAATATTAGTAAAGATGGTTTTTTTAAAATAAAATTACCGTTTCCAAATTACCATGAACAACAAAAAATTGCCGATTTCTTATCTGCAATTGATGAAAGTATCACCAAAGTAGAGCAACAGATCAAAGAAACCCAAAACTTTAAGAAAGCGATGTTGCAGCAAATGTTTGTATAA